One Malania oleifera isolate guangnan ecotype guangnan chromosome 10, ASM2987363v1, whole genome shotgun sequence genomic region harbors:
- the LOC131165877 gene encoding protein AE7 isoform X2, with protein sequence MVSGLINANPVVYEKKERRVRIAQSIVDEYAVEPIDQLEVFDHIRDIKDPEHPYSLEELKVITEDAIEVDDKHSLVSMATVIGLCLRVKLMRSLPPRYKVDIRVAPGTHATEAAVNKQLSDKERVAAALENPNVVDMVDECLAPSYC encoded by the exons ATGGTCTCTGGGTTGATCAATGCCAATCCTGTTGTATATGAGAAGAAAGAGCGTAGGGTTCGAATTGCACAAAGCATTGTGGATGAGTATGCTGTGGAGCCCATTGACCAGCTAGAAGTATTTGAT CATATTAGAGATATAAAGGATCCAGAGCATCCTTATTCCTTGGAAGAGCTGAAAGTAATAACGGAAGATGCCATTGAAGTAGATGACAAGCATAGCCTAGTTAG TATGGCAACGGTGATTGGCCTTTGTTTGCGAGTGAAACTTATGCGCAGCCTGCCTCCTCGTTACAAG GTGGATATTAGGGTAGCACCTGGAACTCATGCAACTGAGGCTGcag TTAATAAACAGCTGAGCGATAAAGAACGGGTGGCAGCAGCATTGGAGAACCCCAATGTGGTGGATATGGTTGATGAATGCTTGGCTCCATCATATTGTTGA
- the LOC131165877 gene encoding protein AE7 isoform X1, translated as MVSGLINANPVVYEKKERRVRIAQSIVDEYAVEPIDQLEVFDHIRDIKDPEHPYSLEELKVITEDAIEVDDKHSLVRVTFTPTIEHCSMATVIGLCLRVKLMRSLPPRYKVDIRVAPGTHATEAAVNKQLSDKERVAAALENPNVVDMVDECLAPSYC; from the exons ATGGTCTCTGGGTTGATCAATGCCAATCCTGTTGTATATGAGAAGAAAGAGCGTAGGGTTCGAATTGCACAAAGCATTGTGGATGAGTATGCTGTGGAGCCCATTGACCAGCTAGAAGTATTTGAT CATATTAGAGATATAAAGGATCCAGAGCATCCTTATTCCTTGGAAGAGCTGAAAGTAATAACGGAAGATGCCATTGAAGTAGATGACAAGCATAGCCTAGTTAG GGTGACATTTACTCCCACAATTGAACATTGCAGTATGGCAACGGTGATTGGCCTTTGTTTGCGAGTGAAACTTATGCGCAGCCTGCCTCCTCGTTACAAG GTGGATATTAGGGTAGCACCTGGAACTCATGCAACTGAGGCTGcag TTAATAAACAGCTGAGCGATAAAGAACGGGTGGCAGCAGCATTGGAGAACCCCAATGTGGTGGATATGGTTGATGAATGCTTGGCTCCATCATATTGTTGA